The nucleotide sequence ATTGGGTTCATGGCTATTATAAGGAAAATGACACTATAATAGGATTACatggaaaaaaaaatctatctataTAACCACAAGATACTACCAGAGTGGGTGCGATACATTCTCCATATATGATGATACTCATGTTATAGAAGGCACCATGTCCTGTCCGCTCTCTCAAGAGTCGCCATTGCCTAGGAGCTTCTAAATTGATCGCACCATCTTCTGTAAGACCTTTCCTGTACCACTCAAAAGGCTCTTCCTCCAAGAATTTTCCAGCTTCACAACTAGCAGTTAGATAATCTGTTTTCAGAATCCACCTGAATTCATAAGTCAGTTACAGATTAGGTGAATGAGGTGCCAGTTATCTACCAAGCGGCAAATGTTGTTTTTATAGCTAACTACTATACCACATACGTAAGAAAAAGCATCAAGCAAGTCTTAGGGCTACAAAAGTCAATCAAGTATGAGAATTTTGATAAAAGGCATTGTTTAAGTGGTACAGCAAATCCTGAACTTCATAGGAAAGCATTCATAAACCACTCAGTCCTCAGGATTACTTGATTCCAGTAACATACCTtccagcagcagctgctgcaaaGAACTTCTCTGTTCTGCGAACTGGGTCTGGAGCAATAAAGTGTGTCGCTTGATAGGACCAATGGTGGGAATCCCTGCAAATTTTTCCTCCAAGTCTTCTAATGACTGCCTGGAAATGCTTTCTCTGAATGCGTTGTCCACTTAAAATGAACCATGCAGGTTCCGagtatataatttttttggtCTTTCTTATTTCAATCTTTTGACTATTATTAGAATTCTGAataaattttttatcatgtttGTTGACCAATTTACTGCTGCAACTGTTACTACAGTTAGAACTGAATCGGGAAACTTCCTCTGGCTTGTTCTCCTTTTCTGGATCCATTGATGTTATGTCCTTCACATCACTGGTTGCATCCTTTTTGGCATTTGCGGGGATAGAAACTCCTGCAGCTTCCACCCTTTCCTTCATAACTTCATCAGAAAATGTCTCAACCACACCATTCCTCAAGTTTCTGCTTACCTTCTTATCCTCTGGTACCTTCATCTTCTCTACTTTACCTGAAATGACTTCAGCTTCCTTGAGATATTTATCTGGATTGTCAACATGTTTGTCTTTCCTACTGCTCAATGCATTATGCTTTGAGCTGCTACTCAAACTCCTCTTGGCAACAACCTTCTTAATGTATGAACCAGATGCAACTTTAATATTGTTTCCTTTACAAGCATCAGCACTAGCAGTGGTCAAGAAATTTCTGGTTGTCATGGCCTTGCCATCAGAAGATAGGGAAGCCTCAAATTGCTGCAATACATGGTTCTGTGTAAGTTCCTTCATCATAACATTttgaatttcaatcctggcaGTCTCACCATTCAAAGATTGGGTGCTGCGTTCAGCTTCCACTGGACCACCCACAGATATTTCAGGCCTTTTATCATTGCAAAGCATTTCATCAGTATGTTTGCCAACAGCCAAGGAACCAAACTGGTTTGCAGTGCTTCTCATAATTTCGCAATCATCTACCTGCATTAGCACATCATCTACAGGAATATTTGGGAGTGCCTTGCTATCCATAGAAGCAATTACATTTGTGGCCATCTGTGCCATGTTGAATAAATCAACTTTTCTGCATTCCTGCTTATCTAAACCCTGCTTTAGAATAGGAATGCTATGCTCAATGACATTTGAAGATTTGATCATAGCAGGCTTCCCATTTGAGAGTGAATTTCTCTTGCAGCTAAAGGACCTAGAGACAATTGTCTGTTGATTTACTGAATTTGAAGGCACTGCATCTTCCAAAGAGTGGTTGGCATCCATAGGCACAAGATACTTGTTTTCTTTAGGTGAAAGGAGAACAGGTTCTACTTGTGCAGATTCTGTATCTGGTGACTTACGCTGCAGGGAAGAATGCATCAAAGATTTAGGGGACTTTGAGCCACCTCCTGAAACAGAAACTTTTCTCTTTTGAGGCAAAACACTACTGGTTGCTTCCACGTTATTTATCCCAATATGTGCCATTGAACCTTGAATATTGGCTGGCTTATCAGTTGCTCTACTTCCTTTTGGTTCTGATGATAAGACATCAAAATCTTTATAAAGTCCTTTCGGGGAAGTATGAACTTTCATAAGTGATTCTTCTGGTGAAACTGACTTATTCCGAGACTTCTTTGAGAAAGGGACTGATTTGACACCAACCATACTTGATGTTGATACAGTTCTAGCAGACAATGGATAGGCCTCCTTTAAACTACCAGAATCAGATTGGTTAAAAAGTTCCCCACCAACCATAGCATCTCTTATGGCATGATCATTGCTAGTTTGTGCAACATCCCCCACATTCTGATGATGGACCTTGCTTCCAGGACTGCATTCAGACAAAGTGTTTCGAGAAAAGTTGTCTGTGCATGGGCTCGTAAATAATGtattattcatgatatgattatcAGCAAAAGCTGAGTGAATTGTCATAAAAGTATCTTTTGGAATGCTGAGCTTTCCCCTCGATGGAATAGACAAATCAGAATCCCCAGAAAGAACTCCACCATCAGAGATAGATTTTCCCATACCACTACGCCCCACTGACCTTTTACCAACATCTTCAGTTTCCTCATCTGAATCCTTTGCCTCAGCCTCCAAAACCTCTAATTCCCAACCACTGTTCAAATAGAACACATATTTACAAGGAAACTTATCATGATAAATGATGGTAGTGCTGAAATAACATTATAAAACACCATTTTGTACCATATTTAGAAGCATTTGATTCGATATGGTAATGTAGACAAGATGAAAGGAGGGATATAGGAATCATGAGTCAGAAAAGCATGTTAGTCCTTTTAGTGGCATGGAAAGAAACAATGCTTCACTTTTGGCCATCTCTGTGTTTATTCAACATTTTCCATGTACGGACAAGTTTCCGAGGATCCTCTCTCCATACATGGAGGGCTTTTGTGAAGATAAGGCTTCGATATACAATAGCATAGAGCTAGTGTTCATAATTTCACTAAATGACAACCAAGCTTGCAGACACTTGACATGACATCTCAAGGACTTTGTATTTCCTAACAAATCTCCAGTTCCATAAAGTAAGCTGAATGACTCATCAAATTCTTACtaaaacaacaagggcaagcgaTAGAAATGTAACAATTTGATGTGAATAAGTTGACTTACAGCCATTAGATTAAAAAGGTGATTAAAGCTTATAGGAATTAAATCCATTAAAGAATTTGCACATAGTTTGTAATATGGGATGATCCTGATATACTACAAATTAGATATTGGTAAGGAACAAACCAATGAAGGAGGCCCCCACTAGTGTGAGGTCTGGAAAGAATTAATGAATGCAATCTTACTAAGGTATTTAGAGAATTATTACTTCAACCTTAAGTCTCCCAAATCCCAAACGAGCAACCTTACCTTTGCGCTAAGATGTACTCTCAAATTTGTGTCTTCTATATAAAACTATCATTTGCCATCAATCTTGAGTATTATAATGTTAGTCATCACCACTGTGTAGTAAGATGAGAGAAAACGATGTAGGGAGCAAAATGGGAGTATCAAAAATAGTTCTTGAAATATTGAGAGGATGATACCACGGAATTCAGAATTAATCATGCGCCTCATGGTTCTCGCTTCAGACAATTTTTGTTCCACTATTTGTACTTCAACTATGTAAGGCTGAAAATAAAAGTTTTGAATCTTTTACATGACATAGATAAAAAATTTACTGCATAATACAATTggattatacatacatacacacacacacacacactgccaAGGACATGCCAATATgtccttggtgactttaataaatTTGACAGTTGGAGTCCTCAACTGATTCTTGGCAGTCTATATATATGCCCTTTGAGCTACCAAATCATACAACTTTCAATATATTGAATGTGGATATTGAGAAAAACACTGAATGACCTCTAAAACTATTTTAGCTCTCTTAGGTTTTTTACCTTGTGTTAGATCATCTGAGAAACATCTGTATACTTATGGGATTATAAAGCTCAATGAGAACTGAGAGAATTTAGGATTATGAGAGCTAAGGATTAGCTTTTAAGTCAATGAGTACTATATGCCAGTAATTAGATTGAGAGAAAGTGCTTCTCATGAGAAAAAAATCTGAACTTCAAGCTTAAAAGAAAGAGCAGAGGGAAAGAATTAAAGAATTTGCCTTGGTTGTAGATTATTGGTTGTAAATCTGTACCTCAAGCATAAGGACTTGGGAAGTGGGTGTAAATCACTTGTGATCAAAGCACTATAAAGGGCTTGTGTCCTCTTTTCTCTCTCACCTATCTAGTTCTTATTGTTTTGATAATTGTTTTCTGCGCTGTGCTTGACTTGTGACTAATGTCTATAAGGATGCATTATAAGAATTCAATATACTGCATTCAAGGTTGATTTTGAGAAATTGAATCAAATCAGAATAGTTTTAGCAAAATAATCTATGAATTGAATATGCATCGGAATATGAAGTTTCCTCCCACCATAGTTGTCCAAGGACAAGCTTTGGAGAAGAACACTGAACTTATTGGATGATACACTCAAGAACAATGAGTGTCTTCTAGTCTATGCGTTATGAAACTTCAAGGATGCTTATGCATTGATGGATAGTCATAGGCCTACATATAGGCTAGACAAGGGACCccaattcataaaatatttagtaTCATACTTAATTTTATCCTTAATGCTTTCATCCATCATGAAAGCAATTTAAAACATTTTGAGGTAACCTCCACCTTTgtgactaataaaaatattttatttagtcATCAATGTTATGCAACTTATATCACCATTATCATGACAATAATGCAATTGAAATCGCAATTTGACTTATGAACCATGTTTATTGTGAGATTCCAATGACCTTTGGAATTCCAACATTCTCTCACTTGGTCCATATATCACAACAACATAAAATGGTGATGAATGATAACATCTTTAAATGACCAAAAAGACTCTAGTCACATCACAACTTATTCTCATGTAAAGGAtgcaatacatgaatcatagtggTTGAATCCAATTCATAGAATACTCCCTTCCATGTATTACAATAGATAACACCCTCTAAATGAACACTTTATGAGTCAATTACTTTATGAATGATTCTTAATCATTTAGGGTCCAACAAACTTTATCTATGCATACTTTCTGTACACAAAAAGACTTTATTTATAAGAATTTTAAAGTAATATATCACATCATATGCTAAATGAACTAATAATCCACATATGCTCCACATGACCTTTATATTGTATTGCCGCCAAACCTTTGGTAATAGGATCCACAATCattaattcagtgctaatatgatgAATATCTATTTCATGCTTCTTTATGTGATctctaacagcaagaaaatttatATCGATGTACTTGTTGCAACTTCGACTTATATTGTTCTTAAGAAAGAAACAATGGTTGAGTTGTCACAATAGATCTTTAAGTCGaaaaatttaatcaacaatatTTAGTCATGAGATGAAATTACACAACCATAATGCCTATATAGTAGCTTCATAGCAACCAATAAATTCAGCTTAATTTTATCCTTAATGCTTTCATCCATCATGAAggcaatttaaaatattttgaggTAACTTCCACCTTTGcgactaataaaaaatattttatttagtcTTCAATGTTATGTAACTTATATCACCATTATCATGATAATAATGCAAGAAATCATAATTAGACATGTGGACCATGTTTATTATGAGGTTCCAAGGACCTTTGAAATTCCAACAAATAGTTCTACATTGCATTAAATAGAGCTCGAACTTCCCCTTGGGTTGCCTAAACCCTTCAACGCATCTCTCTTGTCAGCATTAAGATTATTATCCATGACTAGTTATGGGCTAACAACACAAATTGACATGTAGATTTAGTAAATGTAACAACAGAAACCACAATTTAACTGGTAAATACTTGCATCCATTGGAACCATTAGTAAAACAGTAGCTGTGTTCTATTCTTAAGCACATACTCAAATGATATTTCTAAGAACCATGCTGTGAAAATTAGAAGTAAAATATTTACTTTCATTTGAGATTCCTTGTCAGATGAAATAATATCTAATGCACCCATAAAGATATTATTATAATGATCTCCATTCAAGGATTACTAACTGATGTGCTAACTAAACCACATTCTTTATGAAATCTATGGGGTAAAATATATCCAGACCAACAGACAGCAAGCTGCATTAGGCTTGGAGACACCAAAgacctatttaaaattttaaatatatataggttaaacaaataaaaagcctcaacaaaaatattaaatgagaaatataaacaaataagcCCATAAGGAAGCTAAATGACAAAGAGAAGCATGAGCATTGGCCTGACCTCTTTGTATAATTATCTATTGGCAAGATTGCCCACGCTTTTAAGCTGAAGAAAAATCACAAAAAACACCATCagcattttattttcattttcctACAGCTATGGGTTGACATATAAATGTTTCCTTATGAAAAGTAGGGGAAATTAATCTTGCTTTACCAATCTTCCAGCCATCTATGATTGACAAGTTTGATATTCACTTTCTTAGCAAGCTCATATTTCTCACCTGAAAGCCAATAAACCAAGTCAAATATAGAATTTATTTTCACCATAGGTTTAATTTATTTATTCTACTGGGCATCTCCACTATATACTATAAGAAATCAACTTTTCCATTCTCTCTTTGTGTGACCGTGTGTGCCTTGGATGCTTGTATGTTTCTATTAATTTTAAGGGTGGTCAAGATTTTCCTTACATATTAAATGTGCCCACACTTTGTTTGCATATGCAACATACGATGCAGATAGACCTCCAAGAGGAAACATGAAGACATATTATAGGGCTCAATATTGAGCACTCAAGAAGATACACACTTCTGTACCACAACTAACCAACAAATATGAATATTGAAAAAGCAAGAATCCTACACAAGTTATTCTGCCATTTAAAGTAGACAGTACAATATATAATAACAGACACTATTTGAGCATGCCAACAGCCAGCAGAAGATTGTCATAAAGAAATCAGTTAACAGATTAATACAATCAACAAAATGAAACATTAGacaattaaaacatctagcataaaGTTGTATACAGAATAGCTTCAGTGAGTAAAGCCTTGTTCAAACTCAGTGATCATTATTGATTTTGAGTCCATACTTTTCATAAATGGCTCCCATATACAAGTCAAGCTTAAATGAAACCAATTTCAAGATATTAAAACAAGGGCCAGAATTGAATTACCAAAGAAAAAGATATGAAGTTCTAATGTTAAAGAAGTAAACTAGAAGAATAGTCAAAACAAATGATGGAAATTGCATAAGGTTAAGCATCATTTTGCACAATCTATTTAGTGTTTACATTTTAAATAACAAGAAAAGAGAACATGTATTGCACATCAAGTTTGCCATGACTAACATTACGGTTGATGTATGAAAGCAATAAATGAGGATTGCTTATTAAGATAGATGCAGTACATACCCTCAAATTTGTAGCAAATGAGATGGGTAACCTGGTTTGCTATCAAAGGCTTAGA is from Musa acuminata AAA Group cultivar baxijiao chromosome BXJ3-8, Cavendish_Baxijiao_AAA, whole genome shotgun sequence and encodes:
- the LOC103995312 gene encoding BRCT domain-containing protein At4g02110, producing MHRSHGSSSSSAPDKIFGGVRFVLFGFDSVSEAQYRSELVRRGGIDVGRYDRSCTHVIVSGRVYEDPVCVAARNDGKILVTELWIDVSLDIGMLADAKRILYCPVKDLNGIPGSKSLHICLTGYQRQERDDIMKMVSLMGAKFSKPLIANQVTHLICYKFEGEKYELAKKVNIKLVNHRWLEDCLKAWAILPIDNYTKSGWELEVLEAEAKDSDEETEDVGKRSVGRSGMGKSISDGGVLSGDSDLSIPSRGKLSIPKDTFMTIHSAFADNHIMNNTLFTSPCTDNFSRNTLSECSPGSKVHHQNVGDVAQTSNDHAIRDAMVGGELFNQSDSGSLKEAYPLSARTVSTSSMVGVKSVPFSKKSRNKSVSPEESLMKVHTSPKGLYKDFDVLSSEPKGSRATDKPANIQGSMAHIGINNVEATSSVLPQKRKVSVSGGGSKSPKSLMHSSLQRKSPDTESAQVEPVLLSPKENKYLVPMDANHSLEDAVPSNSVNQQTIVSRSFSCKRNSLSNGKPAMIKSSNVIEHSIPILKQGLDKQECRKVDLFNMAQMATNVIASMDSKALPNIPVDDVLMQVDDCEIMRSTANQFGSLAVGKHTDEMLCNDKRPEISVGGPVEAERSTQSLNGETARIEIQNVMMKELTQNHVLQQFEASLSSDGKAMTTRNFLTTASADACKGNNIKVASGSYIKKVVAKRSLSSSSKHNALSSRKDKHVDNPDKYLKEAEVISGKVEKMKVPEDKKVSRNLRNGVVETFSDEVMKERVEAAGVSIPANAKKDATSDVKDITSMDPEKENKPEEVSRFSSNCSNSCSSKLVNKHDKKFIQNSNNSQKIEIRKTKKIIYSEPAWFILSGQRIQRKHFQAVIRRLGGKICRDSHHWSYQATHFIAPDPVRRTEKFFAAAAAGRWILKTDYLTASCEAGKFLEEEPFEWYRKGLTEDGAINLEAPRQWRLLRERTGHGAFYNMSIIIYGECIAPTLDTLKRVVKAGDGTILATSPPYTRILKAGVDFAIVSPSMPRVDSWVQEFLRHEIPCVAADYLVEYVCKPGYSLEKHVLYKTHSWAEKSFSKLLSCSEEISEDARLLSEESSDDLSCAVCGSAGRGEVMLICGDEAGAVGCGIGTHIDCCDPPLDSVPEGDWYCSKCSSTHNKTTPKHARFR